The Alnus glutinosa chromosome 7, dhAlnGlut1.1, whole genome shotgun sequence genome includes a region encoding these proteins:
- the LOC133873696 gene encoding cytochrome P450 CYP94D108-like encodes MELLSFQSFLFFFLLVSSLSVYLRFNTTSPKKPINKGFKIYPLLGTLPEFVLNRHRFLDWTTEILSNCTTNTAVFRRPGKVQGIITANPSNVERMLKTNFENYPKGDRFITLLEDFLGRGIFNSDGELWKVQRKTASHEFNTKSLRNFVMQNVTVEVNTRLVPILAKASETARVLDLQDILERFAFDNVCKLAFNVDPGCLGGDGIAGAKFMRAFENAATLSSERFMYAVPIFVKVKRFLNVGSERRLKEAIGTVHEFADEIIRSRREQKTQKEKEEDLLSRFMANEESSPEFLRDIVISFILAGRDTTSSAMSWFFWLLSSKPDVKQNILKELENIRVRRNRKNISDAFTFDELRDMHYLHAAISEALRLYPPVPVDSKACLKDDIMPDGTFVAKGWLVTYHTYAMGRMENIWGKNCREFLPERWLENGVCRQESPFRFPVFHAGPRICLGKDMAYIQMKSIAASVMERFEIDVEKKDKGPKHLLSLTLRMKGGLPVKVTKRCVDATN; translated from the exons ATGGAGCTCTTGTCTTTCCAatccttcctcttcttcttccttcttgttTCTTCGCTCTCTGTCTACCTCCGCTTTAACACTACTTCCCCAAAGAAACCCATCAACAAAGGCTTTAAAATCTACCCTCTACTCGGAACACTACCCGAGTTCGTGCTGAACCGACACCGTTTCCTTGACTGGACAACCGAAATTCTCAGCAACTGCACCACAAACACCGCCGTCTTTCGGCGTCCCGGCAAGGTCCAAGGCATCATCACCGCCAACCCGTCCAACGTTGAGCGCATGCTCAAGACCAACTTCGAGAACTACCCCAAAGGCGACCGCTTCATAACACTTCTCGAAGACTTTCTCGGCCGAGGAATCTTCAACTCCGATGGGGAACTCTGGAAGGTCCAAAGAAAAACCGCCAGCCATGAGTTCAACACCAAATCGCTCCGAAACTTTGTCATGCAAAACGTCACCGTTGAGGTCAACACGAGGCTGGTTCCGATTTTGGCAAAAGCCTCAGAAACGGCGCGCGTGTTGGATTTGCAAGACATCCTGGAGCGCTTCGCGTTTGACAACGTTTGCAAATTGGCATTCAACGTCGACCCGGGTTGTCTTGGCGGTGACGGTATCGCAGGGGCCAAGTTCATGCGGGCTTTCGAGAACGCTGCCACACTTAGCTCCGAGAGATTCATGTACGCCGTCCCAATATTTGTAAAG GTTAAACGGTTTTTGAACGTTGGATCAGAGCGAAGGCTAAAAGAAGCAATCGGGACCGTCCACGAATTCGCGGATGAGATTATACGGTCCAGAAGGGAACAAAagacacaaaaagaaaaagaagaagacttgCTCTCCCGGTTTATGGCAAACGAAGAAAGCTCACCGGAATTTCTCCGAGATATCGTGATAAGCTTCATTCTCGCGGGACGGGACACGACCTCTTCGGCTATGAGCTGGTTCTTTTGGCTCTTATCGTCGAAACCGGACGTGAAGCAAAACATATTGAAGGAGCTGGAAAACATCCGAGTCCGTCGTAATAGGAAAAATATCAGCGATGCGTTCACTTTTGACGAGCTCCGAGACATGCATTATCTGCACGCGGCGATATCAGAAGCGCTAAGGTTGTACCCGCCGGTACCGGTGGATAGCAAAGCGTGCCTGAAGGACGATATAATGCCGGACGGAACATTTGTCGCGAAGGGTTGGCTGGTGACGTACCACACGTATGCCATGGGGAGGATGGAGAACATCTGGGGGAAGAATTGCCGTGAGTTTTTGCCGGAAAGATGGCTGGAAAATGGAGTGTGTCGGCAAGAGAGCCCGTTTCGGTTTCCAGTTTTCCATGCCGGGCCGAGAATTTGTCTGGGGAAAGACATGGCGTATATTCAGATGAAGTCGATTGCAGCGTCAGTGATGGAGAGGTTTGAGATTGACGTGGAGAAAAAGGATAAGGGCCCAAAGCACTTGTTGTCtttgactctgaggatgaagggTGGGTTACCCGTGAAGGTGACAAAAAGATGTGTGGATGCCACTAATTAA